A DNA window from Williamwhitmania sp. contains the following coding sequences:
- a CDS encoding DUF5668 domain-containing protein: MKKAVFGLLVIAAGFIWLGSNMGYVDDTTLHIIFSWPMLLVAIGLTNLAERDSRFTGIVLILVGSFFLAPRLISTPYNFIGIYWPVLIIILGIMIFFSALTRRFWGHHRFHRYSEVTTNGDLDEMNIFGGSKKKINDKNFSGGRITNIFGGAEIDLTKADLVPGKSVLEVTCIFGGISLVVPSDWSVQVSVVSILGGFHDKRSTINNHENPDKVLIIKGAAVFGGGEIKSY, encoded by the coding sequence ATGAAAAAAGCTGTTTTCGGACTTCTCGTTATTGCTGCAGGCTTTATTTGGCTTGGCTCAAACATGGGATACGTTGATGATACTACCCTGCATATCATATTTTCCTGGCCAATGTTGCTGGTTGCCATTGGACTTACCAACCTAGCCGAGCGTGATAGCCGTTTTACTGGGATTGTCCTGATTCTGGTGGGAAGTTTCTTCTTAGCTCCTCGGTTAATTTCAACACCCTATAACTTTATTGGAATCTACTGGCCAGTGCTCATAATCATTCTAGGAATAATGATTTTCTTCAGTGCGCTCACCAGACGATTTTGGGGTCATCACCGATTCCATAGATACTCAGAAGTAACCACCAATGGCGACTTGGACGAAATGAATATTTTTGGTGGTTCCAAAAAAAAAATAAATGACAAAAACTTTAGTGGGGGTAGGATTACCAACATCTTTGGCGGAGCCGAAATAGATCTCACTAAGGCAGATCTGGTTCCTGGCAAAAGCGTCTTGGAGGTAACCTGCATTTTTGGAGGCATTTCGCTTGTAGTTCCCTCCGACTGGTCGGTTCAGGTTTCAGTAGTGTCCATTCTCGGTGGCTTTCACGACAAAAGATCAACCATTAACAACCATGAGAATCCTGATAAGGTGCTCATAATTAAAGGTGCTGCTGTATTTGGAGGCGGGGAAATCAAGAGCTATTAA